The Aptenodytes patagonicus chromosome 15, bAptPat1.pri.cur, whole genome shotgun sequence genome has a segment encoding these proteins:
- the LOC143167367 gene encoding septin-2 yields the protein MTQSGEKVKFSDSAGYVGFANLPNQVHRKSVKKGFEFTLMVVGESGLGKSTLINSLFLTDLYPERYIPGAAEKIERTVQIEASTVEIEERGVKLRLTVVDTPGYGDAINSQDCFKTIIQYIDNQFERYLHDESGLNRRHIIDNRVHCCFYFISPFGHGLKPLDVEFMKALHGKVNIVPVIAKADTLTLKERERLKRRVLDEISEHGIRIYQLPDADSDEDEEFKEQTRVLKASIPFAVIGSNQLIEVKGKKIRGRLYPWGVVEVENPEHNDFLKLRTMLVTHMQDLQEVTQDLHYENFRSERLKRTGKPVEEEVVDKDRILQQKEAELRRMQEMIAQMQAQMRMKPGDE from the exons ATGACTCAGTCGGGTGAAAAAGTAAAG TTTTCCGACTCAGCAGGCTATGTGGGATTCGCTAATCTGCCCAACCAGGTTCACAGGAAATCTGTGAAGAAGGGCTTTGAATTCACACTGATGGTGGTTG GTGAGTCTGGCTTGGGAAAATCCACTTTAATTAACAGTCTGTTCCTGACTGATCTTTATCCAGAACGTTATATTCCTGGAGCTGCAG agaaaatagAGAGAACAGTTCAAATCGAAGCTTCTACAGTCGAGATAGAGGAGCGAGGGGTGAAACTGCGTTTAACAGTAGTTGACACACCGGGATATGGAGATGCCATTAACAGCCAGGACTG CTTCAAAACAATTATCCAGTACATTGACAACCAGTTTGAAAGATACCTTCATGACGAAAGCGGTCTAAACAGGCGCCACATTATAGACAACAGAGTCCATTGCTGTTTTTACTTCATCTCTCCCTTTGGGCATGG GCTGAAACCATTAGATGTAGAATTCATGAAAGCTCTTCATGGAAAAGTCAACATTGTCCCTGTGATTGCCAAGGCTGACACACTGACgctgaaggagagagaaaggctgAAGAGAAGA GTTCTGGATGAGATTTCTGAACATGGCATTAGGATTTATCAGCTCCCTGATGCAGATTCTGATGAAGATGAGGAGTTTAAAGAACAAACCAGAGTTTTAAAG GCTAGCATTCCCTTTGCTGTTATTGGATCCAATCAACTTATTgaggtgaaagggaaaaaaatcagaggccGTTTGTATCCCTGGGGAGTTGTTGAAGTTGAAAATCCAGAGCACAATGATTTCCTTAAACTGCGCACAATGCTGGT AACGCACATGCAGGACCTGCAGGAGGTGACCCAAGATTTGCATTACGAGAACTTCCGTTCAGAGAGGCTAAAACGAACTGGCAA ACCTGTTGAAGAAGAAGTGGTAGACAAGGATAGAATCCTCCAACAGAAGGAGGCTGAG CTGCGCCGCATGCAGGAGATGATTGCACAGATGCAAGCCCAAATGAGAATGAAGCCTGGTGATGAGTAA